The following coding sequences lie in one Treponema sp. OMZ 790 genomic window:
- a CDS encoding M48 family metallopeptidase — MALSIVDQGKKLLGKKKYNDVISLLEPHVLEYRDSFAFHFYLGLSFLHIGDVQGAMVYFTRARQIKPNDSDLLSTYAAMSLRRSITTEAVEYYLQALEHNPNCKLAKKGLDIIRKNNSPEKIGNFVQSGKIKNLYPKPGSEEKKGRIVAIALVLGISIISLTFIVPYIDKTREFSNNDRANLDEFKLDSNERKYAVDMEGSYIYILTQSQILQSYTDAQNYFKAHRDNAAQVEINRLLSSNASFSIKQKSRLLMDYFEEPGFDNIKDVYSYAQVKNEPLLYLDCWVVWKGMPTNIQTGSYTTAFNLLVGYDTKQILEGVVPIFCEFVSKIDSDRPVSVLGKITIKNGTICLKGKGLYQSQKPAEND; from the coding sequence ATGGCTCTTTCCATTGTAGATCAAGGTAAAAAATTATTAGGCAAAAAAAAATATAACGATGTCATCTCACTTTTGGAACCCCATGTTCTTGAATATAGGGATTCATTTGCTTTTCACTTTTATTTAGGTCTTTCATTTTTACATATAGGCGATGTTCAAGGTGCAATGGTTTATTTTACAAGAGCCCGACAAATAAAACCCAATGATTCGGACTTGCTTTCAACCTATGCAGCTATGTCTTTAAGACGCTCAATTACTACTGAAGCCGTAGAATATTATTTGCAGGCTCTTGAGCATAACCCAAATTGTAAATTGGCAAAGAAGGGGTTGGATATTATCCGTAAAAACAACTCTCCCGAAAAGATAGGAAATTTTGTACAATCAGGAAAAATAAAAAATCTTTATCCCAAACCCGGAAGTGAAGAAAAAAAAGGAAGAATTGTCGCCATAGCCCTTGTTCTTGGAATTTCCATTATTTCTCTAACCTTTATTGTTCCGTATATCGATAAAACAAGAGAGTTTTCGAATAATGACAGGGCAAATTTGGATGAGTTTAAATTAGACAGCAATGAAAGAAAATATGCTGTAGATATGGAAGGTTCATATATCTATATTTTGACTCAAAGCCAAATACTACAATCCTATACGGATGCACAAAATTATTTTAAAGCTCATAGAGACAATGCTGCACAAGTCGAGATAAACAGACTTTTATCTTCGAATGCTTCTTTTTCGATTAAGCAAAAGTCCAGACTTTTGATGGATTATTTTGAAGAACCCGGTTTTGATAACATAAAGGATGTTTATTCTTATGCTCAAGTAAAAAACGAACCCTTGCTCTACCTTGATTGTTGGGTAGTATGGAAGGGAATGCCGACTAATATACAGACAGGCTCATATACAACAGCCTTTAATCTTTTGGTAGGCTATGATACAAAGCAAATTTTGGAAGGCGTTGTTCCCATATTTTGCGAATTTGTATCGAAAATAGATTCCGACAGGCCTGTAAGCGTATTGGGTAAAATAACGATAAAAAACGGAACAATATGCCTAAAAGGTAAAGGTCTTTATCAAAGCCAAAAACCGGCCGAAAACGATTAA
- the bamA gene encoding outer membrane protein assembly factor BamA, whose product MLKKKIIGFMLILFALNCFAQEPEGWYNGKPVLGIQFKGLQNIAVSELEEIFKPYKKKPFSDELYWEILQKIYALDYFTDIVPKAIPADDQYQSVFLEFIVKEKPAVKEIVFIGNTNIRKADLLSAIKVKKGDIFNEINVKNAERALKDFYTEKGFTKAEITSKTTEDKENNAVNVEFTVTEGKMSVITKILFEGNSKFPEKALKKTLVSKEAWLLQKGYFREDALQADKNAIKLFYGEHGYIDAHVETIKKDVDTASDPQKDLITLTYVIMEGEQFTYSGTDFEGNYIFSTEELSKRIKLKKGEIFNLKKFEIGFGEVANLYYENGYTGNYIDKKENRNTSTKEIGYTILIVERERSHVENIIIKGNTKTKDHVILREILLKEGDVFSKTKLINSFRNLANLRYFSNILPDVLPGSEPDLVDVIINVEEQSTAGIQFGITFAGASETNAFPMSVFAQWEEKNLLGSGRELSVNLNAASDTQSLTLGFTENWFLGKPLSVGFDFSIAHKTMYGYQDLNYNNVPDPFFTEDEFKANPSLADAFKMKYNRLEFGIGMNSGYRWFPKFAIITLRGGVNFGIVKNFYNSSLYRPAEERVRNQQAKWSLSNSLKLKLSMDDRDIAHDPSKGWFLSQEFSFFGLIPKIEDEYFFQSDTKGEFYVTLLDYPVSEVWNLKFVLAFYSGFSFQVPLEKKPIGLDRMLYIDGAFKGRGWIGMGPQGAGTVMQNNWIEFRWPLAHGILSFDFFFDAVAVKKDLRDLRKLSINDYYFSFGPGLRFSIQQFPLRLLFANTFRSQNGKPVWGNGKGADWRFVLSFNIPNI is encoded by the coding sequence ATGTTGAAGAAAAAAATTATAGGTTTTATGCTGATCCTTTTTGCCTTAAATTGCTTTGCTCAAGAGCCGGAGGGTTGGTATAACGGGAAACCGGTTTTGGGAATTCAATTCAAAGGTTTACAAAATATCGCGGTCTCAGAATTAGAAGAGATATTTAAGCCATACAAAAAAAAGCCCTTTTCCGACGAGTTATATTGGGAAATTTTACAAAAAATCTATGCGTTAGATTATTTTACCGATATCGTTCCTAAAGCTATCCCTGCCGATGATCAATATCAATCAGTATTTTTGGAATTTATAGTTAAAGAAAAACCGGCTGTAAAAGAGATTGTATTTATCGGTAATACAAACATAAGAAAAGCCGACTTACTTTCAGCCATAAAGGTGAAAAAAGGCGATATTTTTAACGAGATTAATGTAAAAAATGCAGAAAGAGCTTTAAAAGATTTTTATACCGAAAAGGGTTTTACAAAAGCCGAAATAACAAGCAAAACAACAGAAGATAAAGAGAATAATGCCGTAAATGTGGAATTTACCGTAACTGAAGGTAAAATGTCGGTTATCACCAAAATCCTTTTTGAAGGAAATTCAAAATTCCCCGAAAAAGCTTTAAAAAAGACTCTTGTATCCAAGGAAGCGTGGTTATTACAAAAAGGTTATTTTAGGGAAGATGCTCTACAAGCCGATAAAAATGCAATCAAATTATTCTATGGAGAACACGGATACATAGATGCCCATGTTGAAACCATAAAAAAAGATGTAGATACGGCATCCGACCCTCAAAAAGATCTGATTACTCTTACATATGTAATAATGGAAGGTGAACAATTTACTTATTCGGGAACGGATTTTGAGGGAAACTATATTTTTTCTACCGAAGAATTAAGCAAAAGAATCAAACTAAAAAAAGGAGAGATTTTTAACTTAAAGAAATTTGAAATCGGATTCGGCGAAGTTGCAAATCTCTATTACGAAAACGGCTACACCGGAAACTACATAGATAAAAAAGAAAACAGAAATACTTCTACCAAAGAAATAGGCTATACAATTTTGATTGTAGAACGTGAAAGAAGTCATGTCGAAAACATAATAATAAAAGGAAATACTAAAACCAAGGATCACGTTATTTTAAGAGAAATACTTTTAAAAGAAGGTGACGTATTCTCTAAAACAAAGCTGATAAATAGCTTTAGAAACTTGGCTAACTTAAGGTATTTTTCGAATATTTTGCCTGATGTGCTGCCCGGGTCGGAACCTGATTTGGTAGACGTTATAATCAATGTTGAAGAACAATCAACGGCAGGAATTCAATTCGGAATCACTTTTGCCGGGGCATCCGAGACTAATGCCTTTCCGATGTCAGTATTTGCACAGTGGGAAGAAAAAAACTTGCTTGGATCGGGAAGAGAGCTTTCGGTTAATCTTAATGCAGCCAGTGATACACAGAGCTTGACTCTTGGATTTACCGAAAATTGGTTTTTAGGAAAACCCCTTTCAGTGGGATTTGACTTTTCAATAGCTCATAAGACCATGTATGGCTATCAGGACTTAAACTATAATAATGTACCGGATCCTTTTTTTACCGAAGACGAGTTTAAAGCCAATCCTTCATTAGCTGATGCATTTAAAATGAAATACAACCGTCTGGAATTCGGTATAGGAATGAATTCGGGATATAGATGGTTCCCCAAATTTGCAATCATAACTTTGCGGGGCGGAGTAAATTTCGGTATCGTAAAGAATTTTTATAACAGCAGTTTATATCGGCCTGCCGAAGAAAGAGTAAGGAATCAGCAGGCTAAGTGGAGTTTAAGCAACTCTCTAAAACTAAAACTATCGATGGATGACAGAGATATTGCTCATGATCCTTCTAAGGGATGGTTTTTAAGTCAGGAGTTCAGCTTTTTCGGCCTCATTCCAAAAATTGAGGATGAGTATTTTTTCCAATCTGATACAAAAGGTGAATTTTATGTAACGCTTTTGGATTATCCAGTAAGTGAGGTATGGAACTTAAAATTTGTTCTCGCTTTCTATTCGGGTTTCTCGTTCCAAGTTCCTCTTGAAAAAAAGCCGATAGGTCTTGACAGAATGCTTTATATTGACGGAGCATTTAAAGGAAGAGGTTGGATCGGTATGGGCCCCCAAGGAGCAGGTACGGTTATGCAAAATAACTGGATAGAATTCAGATGGCCTTTGGCTCACGGAATCTTATCTTTTGACTTTTTCTTTGATGCTGTAGCCGTCAAAAAAGACTTAAGAGATTTAAGAAAACTAAGCATAAATGACTACTATTTTAGTTTCGGTCCCGGTCTTCGATTCTCTATTCAGCAGTTTCCCTTGCGGCTTTTGTTTGCAAATACCTTCAGATCCCAAAACGGTAAACCGGTTTGGGGTAATGGAAAGGGCGCTGATTGGCGGTTTGTTCTTTCATTCAATATTCCGAACATATAA
- a CDS encoding tetratricopeptide repeat protein, with protein MKKFSILLFLLFTINAFAQNYNDYISSGLDSYARSDWPSAVFSFQKAMEVSKNSLDEPLYWLIMANTSAGNYSVALSDVEVFFKRFPNSSKTAEIMYQQGRICCLSAKHDQSINILYGFLRKYPNHRQAASAYYWIGENLYMVGRLKDARTIFSRVIIDYPSSAKVEPSRYKIALIDQASTQDELLKLLKISHEELLKLSEEFEKNKKIYEQTIAAYQRQSADAGGDIRIAELSEQLKMERKRNEELYDKFVMLELKNQELSAALANMDSKYTPEIPADGEPAEDYSDPEKRRAALEALLKKAKILQSMYDQLLEENN; from the coding sequence ATGAAAAAATTTTCGATATTACTTTTTTTGCTTTTTACTATAAATGCTTTTGCGCAGAATTATAACGACTACATCTCGTCAGGGCTTGACTCCTATGCCCGTTCCGACTGGCCGTCTGCAGTTTTTTCTTTTCAAAAAGCAATGGAAGTTTCAAAAAATTCTTTGGATGAACCTCTTTATTGGCTCATAATGGCAAACACTTCAGCCGGTAATTATTCTGTTGCTTTAAGCGATGTTGAAGTCTTTTTTAAACGCTTCCCTAACAGTTCTAAGACGGCAGAAATTATGTACCAACAAGGAAGAATATGCTGCCTGTCAGCAAAACATGATCAATCCATAAATATTTTATACGGATTTTTAAGAAAATACCCTAACCACAGACAGGCTGCATCAGCTTATTATTGGATAGGCGAGAATCTATACATGGTAGGACGCTTAAAAGATGCCAGAACCATTTTTTCGCGCGTTATAATTGACTATCCGTCATCGGCAAAGGTTGAACCGTCCCGATATAAAATAGCCCTTATAGATCAGGCATCTACACAAGATGAACTTTTAAAACTTTTAAAAATAAGCCATGAAGAACTTCTAAAACTTTCCGAAGAATTTGAAAAGAACAAAAAAATTTACGAGCAGACTATAGCCGCATATCAAAGACAATCGGCAGATGCGGGCGGCGATATCAGAATTGCCGAACTCTCGGAACAGCTCAAAATGGAAAGAAAACGCAACGAAGAGTTATACGACAAATTCGTAATGCTCGAATTAAAAAATCAGGAACTTTCGGCAGCCTTGGCAAACATGGATTCTAAATATACACCCGAAATACCGGCCGATGGAGAACCTGCCGAAGATTACTCCGATCCGGAAAAACGGCGGGCCGCTCTTGAAGCCTTACTAAAAAAAGCAAAAATTTTGCAGAGTATGTATGATCAACTTTTGGAGGAAAACAATTGA
- the rpe gene encoding ribulose-phosphate 3-epimerase — protein MDRCFKLSPSLLSADFSKLGEELAFIEKNGGAWVHIDVMDGQFVPNLTFGAPVVKALRPCSKLAFDVHLMVSNPGHFVQAFAEAGADYFTFHAEASTHADRLIADIRSHGMKAGVSIVPSTPVGMLEEIAPLVDLILVMSVNPGFGGQKFIPYCLEKVKKLKQLREEKKYNYLISIDGGIDSKNIESVADAGADVIVSGSAFFSGDLRV, from the coding sequence ATGGATAGGTGTTTTAAATTAAGCCCCTCGCTTTTGAGTGCAGATTTTTCAAAGTTAGGTGAAGAATTGGCATTTATAGAAAAAAATGGCGGTGCCTGGGTTCACATAGATGTTATGGATGGGCAATTTGTACCTAACTTAACCTTTGGGGCTCCGGTTGTAAAAGCTTTGCGCCCCTGCTCAAAACTTGCCTTTGATGTACATTTGATGGTCAGTAATCCCGGGCATTTTGTGCAGGCTTTTGCTGAAGCCGGGGCAGATTATTTTACCTTTCATGCTGAAGCTTCTACACATGCCGATAGGCTGATTGCCGATATACGCTCTCATGGAATGAAAGCCGGAGTGAGCATTGTACCGTCTACCCCTGTTGGGATGCTTGAAGAAATAGCTCCTTTGGTAGATCTCATATTGGTTATGAGCGTAAATCCGGGTTTTGGAGGACAAAAATTTATCCCCTATTGCCTGGAAAAAGTGAAAAAATTAAAACAATTGCGTGAAGAAAAAAAATATAATTATTTGATTTCTATCGATGGAGGTATCGACTCAAAAAATATTGAATCGGTAGCGGATGCGGGAGCCGATGTCATTGTCTCAGGCTCGGCATTTTTTTCGGGAGATTTAAGGGTATGA
- a CDS encoding translocation/assembly module TamB domain-containing protein, whose protein sequence is MENIKKRRIIEIIVFLAIVASSLIVFRPAAKALEGQLVYVRDNLIKTLEDQFEIKITYASMSPSFFDRIKIRDVNIYNALTQKKIAHFSLLYVDYRLYSLITKDFTSVLASLGVYDGIIDFDIEENKNILKKIDTKKTGNALIEENPNNFDNADLEITSSADIIRIIEENLKKVKDVKPIKIELKNLALNYSNKTSTTDLYTSNGVFTLNSGKIDFDINSNFRYNNFVRPAFKGFSTLININGSFYPNTVSASSIINFSDIKIGNIYVKKFSVFASYLDKIASITTLQDIQPVDVKGVWNTVENTGSINLECKDLKPLLVVSPSQGEGILNELKDAAFTGNFNLSFSTFDKLLWDTAFSIKLPKFQIGGSKIEKSVLSFKAEGDENLIKLQNLRLNSPDINLSAQGSYKIKEISPNFNLNISKFKLASGESMAMQLNVFSKQNKIFSNISRIQMGKAELENISCTLEKKTGKTDIYISGKDGKGSFSLDGTWNHPKEKTLQNGPGYLEFHGTVDSISVENIYNGAVSFSGLKRPAQNFVEDFISPVQMTSEFYISSDFKHFSYNIIQTVLASNSKNGFYTLFSVQGNESSFNVSNIDILFNKINLKGNINSSFGNEGLIFDSLLTLNDISYKVSGLLDDEIISIYGDYGLNVNVIKDMQNGLKGTIQVKELPVPFINSIFSADTAVEYKNKNNWELNCNYIKLEYLEPDITKTDESLEFYAEGYAKPKEAFFHNVKAGIKNKQLEGTAAFNLLPALDKNINQYGVNLSLSDKNKKESFILNSLLALSDKIYFDGTCKIKDISLNRFLKKQRPENTVDVEFIFLGNEDSLSLKADLKNISFNLNGQNIEGKAAAFVDNNKMSLLDSSFKWGGHKLDNIEASIIPSEQKGSLGFLYEFEPRKPNNKEKIETKAALSFDFTSTADKKNIDNQNIIEKTLNLMSHFNIDMKISDWILAGKRGESDIKASLVKEPNIIALYAGSNDEIYGFKTDYGIVSLHIDESFPFHLNIDGMLTGNDINLAVTNIGIDLAKVINIIPNNDIITFSAGRVYGDLQISGTQKDPLFYGTLKGEKLFCTSPNYSPDTYGPAEVPIEFSGTLISVPYTVLHGKIGSIWGEAKSEFIGWIPYYTTVDCGVLENSQALIRTKNIAFHADGRAEGKIRLEINPELITLEGDAYFNKGYFSVPFAELQKHSENASKNKSSISFYMNLNLNLGKKSEFRYPSTEFPFLRALAYTESEPFNLNLDTGAGKFEMSGSAKIRTGEIFYIKRNFYIKEGELKILNTPFQQIEPIISVRAEIKDKLPDGQPLTINLTAKEQYLDIERFRPVITTSPPMAMSDSDTMNLMGQVALGDLKNGNVLKETLLNASDILAKMGIMRRIEQEARDFLHVDVFSARSLLIQNVVLENLFKTSKDKPLTIGNYFDNTSVYIGKYFGSAIYADAMLHLSYYDPLSTKTDFTRKPVYGNLLFQPEIGFEMNTPFFLLRWHIAPSRPDSLFVSDTGLTLSWKFSY, encoded by the coding sequence GTGGAAAATATAAAAAAAAGACGCATCATAGAAATTATAGTTTTTCTCGCAATAGTTGCAAGCTCTCTGATAGTTTTTCGTCCGGCAGCGAAGGCTTTGGAGGGGCAGCTCGTATATGTAAGAGATAATCTTATAAAAACGCTTGAGGACCAATTTGAAATAAAAATTACATATGCGTCTATGTCTCCTTCTTTTTTTGACAGAATAAAAATAAGAGATGTTAACATTTACAATGCTTTAACTCAAAAAAAAATAGCTCATTTTTCGCTGCTTTACGTCGATTACAGGCTTTACTCTCTGATAACAAAGGATTTTACTTCGGTGTTAGCCTCTTTGGGGGTTTATGACGGGATTATAGATTTTGACATTGAAGAAAATAAAAATATTTTAAAAAAAATTGATACAAAAAAAACGGGCAACGCGCTGATTGAAGAAAACCCAAATAACTTTGATAATGCAGATTTGGAAATAACTTCTTCAGCAGACATAATAAGAATCATCGAAGAAAACCTAAAAAAAGTTAAGGATGTTAAACCTATAAAAATTGAACTAAAAAATCTTGCATTGAATTACAGCAATAAAACTTCGACCACTGACTTATATACTTCAAACGGCGTATTTACATTGAATTCCGGCAAGATAGATTTTGATATAAACTCAAACTTCCGGTACAATAACTTTGTAAGACCGGCTTTTAAGGGATTTAGCACTCTTATAAACATAAACGGCTCATTTTATCCGAACACGGTCTCGGCATCTTCAATAATAAATTTTTCGGATATTAAAATCGGTAATATTTATGTCAAAAAGTTTTCTGTATTTGCATCATATTTGGATAAAATAGCATCGATTACAACTTTACAGGATATTCAGCCGGTTGACGTAAAGGGCGTTTGGAACACGGTAGAAAACACGGGAAGTATAAATCTTGAATGCAAAGACTTAAAACCTCTCTTGGTCGTTTCGCCTTCTCAAGGAGAGGGAATCCTTAACGAGCTAAAAGATGCAGCTTTTACGGGAAATTTTAATCTTAGTTTTTCTACATTCGATAAACTTTTGTGGGATACGGCCTTTTCTATAAAGCTGCCTAAATTTCAGATAGGCGGCAGCAAAATTGAAAAATCGGTTTTAAGTTTTAAGGCTGAAGGTGATGAAAATCTTATAAAGCTTCAAAATCTTCGCTTAAACAGCCCCGACATAAATCTATCGGCACAAGGCTCTTACAAAATAAAAGAGATTTCTCCTAACTTTAATTTAAATATTTCGAAATTTAAATTGGCATCGGGAGAAAGCATGGCAATGCAGTTAAATGTTTTTTCCAAACAAAATAAAATATTTTCAAACATTTCCCGCATACAAATGGGAAAGGCTGAGTTGGAAAACATCTCATGCACACTGGAAAAAAAAACGGGAAAAACGGACATATATATTTCGGGAAAAGACGGCAAAGGCAGCTTTAGTCTCGACGGAACATGGAATCATCCTAAAGAAAAAACTTTACAAAACGGACCGGGGTATTTAGAGTTTCACGGAACCGTTGACTCAATAAGCGTTGAGAATATCTATAACGGAGCAGTTTCTTTTTCGGGATTAAAAAGACCGGCACAAAATTTTGTGGAAGACTTTATTTCTCCCGTTCAAATGACCAGCGAATTTTATATCTCGAGTGATTTTAAACATTTTTCGTATAACATAATTCAGACGGTTCTTGCATCAAATTCAAAAAACGGCTTTTACACTCTTTTTTCGGTTCAAGGAAATGAATCTTCTTTTAATGTAAGCAATATAGATATTCTTTTTAATAAAATAAACCTAAAAGGAAACATAAATTCTTCTTTTGGAAATGAAGGACTGATTTTCGATTCTCTTTTAACCTTAAACGATATAAGCTACAAGGTTTCAGGTCTTTTGGATGATGAAATTATAAGCATCTATGGAGACTACGGCCTAAACGTAAATGTTATAAAAGATATGCAAAACGGATTAAAAGGAACAATACAGGTAAAAGAACTTCCGGTTCCTTTTATAAATTCTATTTTTTCGGCAGACACGGCTGTCGAATATAAAAATAAAAATAATTGGGAACTTAACTGCAACTACATAAAACTTGAGTATCTTGAACCGGATATCACAAAAACGGATGAAAGCTTAGAGTTTTATGCAGAAGGCTATGCCAAACCTAAAGAGGCTTTTTTCCATAATGTTAAGGCCGGCATAAAGAATAAACAACTTGAAGGAACAGCTGCTTTTAATCTGCTTCCTGCTTTAGATAAAAATATAAATCAATATGGAGTAAACCTTTCCCTTTCCGATAAAAATAAAAAGGAAAGTTTTATATTAAATTCATTATTGGCTCTCTCGGATAAAATTTACTTTGACGGAACGTGCAAAATAAAAGATATATCGCTTAACCGCTTTTTAAAAAAGCAAAGGCCTGAAAATACGGTAGATGTAGAATTTATATTTCTCGGAAACGAAGATTCTCTTTCGTTAAAAGCTGATTTAAAAAATATTTCTTTTAACTTAAACGGTCAAAATATCGAAGGAAAAGCAGCTGCCTTTGTAGATAACAATAAGATGAGCCTTTTAGATTCATCATTTAAGTGGGGAGGCCATAAACTTGATAATATAGAAGCCTCTATAATTCCGTCCGAACAAAAGGGTTCTCTCGGATTTTTATATGAATTCGAGCCGAGAAAACCGAACAATAAAGAAAAGATAGAAACCAAAGCCGCTCTTTCATTTGATTTTACATCTACGGCAGACAAAAAAAATATCGATAACCAAAATATTATCGAAAAAACTCTTAACTTAATGTCGCATTTTAACATTGACATGAAAATATCGGATTGGATCCTTGCCGGAAAAAGAGGTGAATCGGATATAAAGGCTTCGCTGGTAAAAGAACCCAATATTATCGCTCTATATGCCGGAAGCAATGACGAAATATACGGTTTTAAAACTGATTACGGAATAGTATCGCTTCACATCGATGAGTCTTTTCCTTTCCATCTAAATATCGACGGTATGCTTACGGGAAACGATATCAATCTTGCCGTAACCAACATAGGCATAGATCTTGCCAAGGTTATAAATATTATACCCAACAACGATATCATAACATTTTCAGCCGGAAGAGTTTACGGGGATCTTCAAATAAGCGGAACACAAAAAGACCCGTTGTTTTACGGCACTCTTAAAGGAGAAAAGTTATTTTGTACATCGCCCAATTATTCTCCGGATACATACGGCCCTGCAGAAGTTCCTATAGAGTTTAGCGGAACCCTCATCTCTGTGCCTTATACGGTTTTACACGGAAAAATCGGAAGCATTTGGGGTGAAGCAAAATCGGAATTCATAGGCTGGATTCCGTATTATACGACAGTAGACTGCGGAGTCCTCGAAAATTCCCAAGCCTTGATAAGAACAAAAAATATAGCATTCCACGCCGACGGAAGAGCTGAGGGGAAAATAAGGCTTGAAATAAACCCTGAACTTATCACTTTGGAAGGAGATGCTTATTTTAACAAAGGTTATTTTTCTGTTCCTTTTGCAGAACTGCAAAAACACAGTGAAAATGCCTCAAAAAATAAAAGTTCAATTAGTTTTTATATGAACTTAAATTTAAATTTGGGTAAAAAATCGGAATTTAGATATCCGTCGACCGAGTTCCCTTTTTTAAGAGCTCTTGCCTATACGGAAAGTGAACCTTTTAATCTAAATCTGGATACAGGTGCAGGTAAATTCGAAATGTCCGGTTCGGCAAAAATCCGTACAGGAGAAATATTCTATATAAAAAGAAACTTTTACATCAAAGAGGGAGAACTTAAAATCTTAAATACTCCTTTTCAGCAGATAGAGCCTATAATATCGGTTAGAGCCGAAATAAAGGATAAACTGCCCGATGGTCAGCCTCTTACAATAAATTTAACGGCAAAGGAGCAATATCTTGATATTGAACGCTTCAGACCGGTAATTACCACATCTCCGCCGATGGCTATGTCCGATTCCGATACAATGAACTTAATGGGACAGGTAGCTCTTGGAGATTTAAAAAACGGCAACGTTCTAAAAGAAACACTTTTAAATGCCTCAGATATTTTGGCAAAAATGGGTATCATGAGAAGAATTGAACAAGAAGCCAGAGATTTTCTCCATGTCGATGTATTTTCCGCCAGAAGCCTTCTCATACAAAATGTTGTTTTGGAGAATTTATTTAAGACTTCAAAGGATAAGCCATTGACAATCGGTAACTATTTTGATAATACAAGTGTTTACATTGGTAAGTATTTTGGTTCTGCCATATATGCTGATGCAATGCTGCATCTTAGCTATTACGATCCGCTTTCTACAAAAACGGATTTTACCAGAAAACCGGTTTACGGAAATTTGCTGTTTCAGCCTGAGATAGGATTTGAAATGAATACTCCGTTTTTTCTGCTTCGATGGCATATAGCCCCAAGCAGGCCGGATTCTCTGTTTGTGTCCGATACCGGATTGACATTATCATGGAAATTTTCTTATTAA
- the tmk gene encoding thymidylate kinase: MIGLMILPNFVVFEGIDGSGTTSQMRLLKERFETEDKGSLVSFTQEPTSGPIGALIRSALQDSLKLAPETMTRLFAADRCEHIYGLNGILELVKAGKAVFSDRYVFSSLAYQTAAGTSELAKLQNDGFPLPEFLFFFDLPVDVSMSRVMGRSNVLEIYEEKTFQYKVQDEYKKIIDQYREKEPKMNIIMINAVEQIEEIHEKLWSIVKNLPKI; the protein is encoded by the coding sequence ATGATAGGCCTCATGATATTACCCAATTTTGTTGTGTTTGAAGGTATAGACGGTTCGGGAACGACGAGCCAGATGAGACTTTTAAAAGAAAGATTTGAAACGGAGGATAAGGGCTCCCTTGTTTCTTTTACGCAAGAGCCCACATCAGGCCCCATAGGAGCTTTGATCCGCTCGGCTCTTCAAGATTCATTGAAACTTGCTCCCGAAACCATGACCCGATTATTTGCCGCTGATAGATGCGAGCATATTTACGGTTTAAACGGTATTCTTGAATTGGTTAAAGCCGGGAAAGCCGTGTTTTCCGATAGGTATGTTTTTTCAAGTCTTGCTTACCAAACGGCAGCAGGAACCTCCGAACTTGCAAAACTTCAAAATGACGGCTTTCCCCTTCCCGAATTTTTATTTTTCTTTGACTTGCCCGTTGATGTCTCTATGAGCCGGGTTATGGGCCGCAGTAACGTGCTCGAAATATATGAAGAAAAAACATTTCAGTACAAGGTTCAAGATGAATATAAAAAAATTATAGATCAATACAGAGAAAAAGAGCCTAAAATGAACATAATCATGATAAATGCGGTTGAACAGATTGAAGAAATTCACGAGAAATTATGGAGTATTGTAAAAAATCTGCCGAAAATATAA
- a CDS encoding OmpH family outer membrane protein yields the protein MNKKNVIIILAICMLSIGVYAQQITRFAVIDTGLIFDTFRRDAKAARDYQEKREKFEKQKKVLEGEIVQLRQKKVNAEADGKESEVQKYEEKIKSKITLLMEYVKASNDELNMLRKNLINDDAFYSSLYESVRRVAESEGYTMVLSYEHNAGIIWYSPTVDITDKVIQELRKQSE from the coding sequence ATGAATAAAAAAAACGTTATAATTATTCTTGCTATTTGTATGCTTTCAATTGGAGTCTATGCGCAACAGATTACCAGATTTGCCGTAATAGACACTGGTCTTATCTTTGATACCTTTAGACGGGATGCAAAGGCAGCAAGAGACTATCAGGAAAAAAGAGAAAAATTTGAAAAGCAAAAAAAAGTTCTTGAAGGTGAAATTGTTCAGCTTAGGCAAAAAAAAGTTAATGCCGAAGCTGATGGAAAAGAATCGGAAGTTCAAAAATATGAAGAAAAAATAAAAAGTAAAATTACCTTATTGATGGAATATGTAAAGGCATCTAATGATGAGCTTAACATGCTCAGAAAAAATCTTATCAATGATGATGCTTTTTACAGCAGTCTATATGAATCTGTCCGCAGGGTTGCCGAATCGGAAGGTTACACAATGGTTTTAAGCTATGAGCACAATGCCGGAATAATCTGGTACAGCCCTACAGTCGATATTACCGACAAGGTTATTCAAGAATTAAGAAAACAAAGTGAATAA